ATTATTAATACTTcatccgtcccatattacttggccactttcccttttgcacgcctcttaagaaatcataaataaaagatgtattttactaccttatccctatctctctccaataaatgcattctaatcaatattgactattctcaagaacatttaatactaagggtaagataggaaagattttaattaattttatcttgattttgtaaatgaacaaataaTTCGGGATATATTTTTTAGtgatgtggccaagtaatatggggcGGAGGGAATCCAattgttgaatttttatgttgcgCATTCGAATTATTTTGGTCAATGAATTTTGAGCACCAAATATTTGATGGAAAAAAGAAATCTCATtcttttaaaaacaaaaatacaACAAATATTTTTGTCGCTTTTGAAAAAGTACAAATTATATGTTAGTaagataaaaaagaaattaaagagtTATATCTGACTTAAATTGAGGTTTTGTCAATTTGTTGGTGTGCTTAGAAAGTTAAATGTTCCTTCACTATAAAGATTTCGGACTTTGATAGCAATGAAATCATCTTCAAATAGGAATTACTAAAACCCAATTGTGGAATTTTCATGATGCGCATTCCAATTGTTCTAGTCAATGGATTTCGAGCACCAAGAATTTAATTTTCAcacaaaaaacaaaataaatatttatttcatttttgaaAGAGTAAAAAttactatattatataatattaaaaaaattacatCATCAAATAACATTTTATGATAAACTTGGGAAGAAAGATCCGAAACTCCAAAATATTTCATAACTAGTACAAATTATAATACTACTTATCTAACATCATTAATAGTAACATTTTATTGTAAACTAGGAAAAAGTATTTAAAAAAGGAAAAGCCGAAACTCCAATTTCATTACATAAAAAAATTTCTTACCTTGCACAAGCCAAGAGACCATCATCCATAAATATACTCCCCCCCTTCCTTTTGGCCTTTTCATCTTCTTCATTTCCCTCCTCTCTTCAATTAAGTTTACTCACGCGTTAGCGCGTCCTCCACTCCCTTCATTAACTCAAATCACCTCCCAAGAAATttcattcatcatcacatacacaCAGAGAGCTATTTTTCTATCTCCATAAATACAAACTCAAAAGTTCATatcaacataattttttttttttttgtctgtttATTGAGTTTGTGTGTGGCAATGGCTATATGGTCCAACTCGTCACACACCCTCACATCAAGATTCAAGAAAGCTAATCTATACTACGTGGCTGCCACCATAGTTCTATGTTGCACCTTTTATGTCATCGGACTTTGGCCAAAAGGTAGTGACGTCATCACAACCCGTCAATTATCCTCTACAACCGTCCTGCCCACCTTATCATGCAACCCATCCATCAAAACCACAACCTCCATTGACTTCACCGCTCACCACACTGCTGATTCACTTACCCCACTCTCCTCATCAGCGCGTGTAAAACACTTCCCTTCATGCAACCCTTTGTTATCCGAATACACCCCATGTGAAGACTCAAAAAGATCATTAAAATTCGATAGAAACATGCTTATTTATCGTGAAAGACATTGTCCTGAGAAAAATGAGTTGTTAAAGTGTAGAATTCCAGCACCATTTGGTTATAAACCACCGTTTAGGTGGCCTGAAAGTAGAGACAATGTTTGGTACGCTAATGTTCCACATAAACATCTAACGGTTGAGAAAGCCGGTCAGAATTGGGTCCGGTTTAAAGGTGACCGGTTTACGTTCCCTGGTGGTGGGACCATGTTTCCACGTGGCGCTGATGCttatattgatgatattggaaAATTGATCAAGCTTAAAGATGGTTCCATTAGGACCGCCATTGATACCGGTTGTGGGGTACGTTTTGATATTACTTCTATGTTTCGTTTTCGAATTTTCTTATGGTATGTTTGTCTTCTAATGACTTATTTTTGGAGAATACGTCTTGATTTTTTTCTCCTAGAAAAGCATTAATTGTTAGTAATAATAATGTTAGCAAATGAGATAGTGTTTTAATGAAAATCTTGAGTTCATGATTCATCATAATTGACTAGTTTTACACTAGTCATTATGAATTTGCTAGTTTTACACAAGTCATTATGAATTTCCTAGTTTTACTCTAGTCATTATAAATTTGCTAGTTTTACATGATTGTCACCCTACAACAATTCTTCTTTGACCGCTAACTTGCAACCTGACACTggtgaagttgaaattttgagtATTAGTGATTCATAATAATGCCTATAATTGTGAGAGTTTTAGGTGAAAACTATATTTCCTTAGTAGTAAAATATTTTTTGTCAATCAAATACAAATTTTCAGGACAAAAATGTGTTATTGACATTTTCCTTTTATAAACAAATTAAAGAAAGGATGAAAAGTCACATTCGATTTTAAAGCTATAGTACATATCGCATGTCATGGTATTGTTTCGGTAAGTACTCCCTAGTTTATTGCATATTTCTTTTTGAAGCTTTGACTTATCAAGAAACGAAAAACGAATAGAataggtaagttttatggcagtACACGTGGTTTTCCAACGTACTGTTTGGAAGTTGTCTAAAGTTACATATTTTCAATTAAGTAATTCATAATAAGTGGTTCTTTTAGCTCATACACATTCTTTAAGAAATTGTTCATTCTTAGATTTATCCCGAATCAAATTGTGCTTACATAATTAAATGTCCAGAAAAAAAGaggtagttaatgaattttgTAATTTAAATAACGGCAATTTTGGAAAAATATGCCCAAAatattcttgaaatcctaaagtaccacttattttgaaaaagattGAAAATCCTAAaaaccacttattatgaaactGAGGGAGTAACAAAAAGAGAAATGAATTTCATATATttgactttcttattttcctagCTAAAGAAAAGTTTACATTAGTGGAGAGATCCTATGAGAGAGCAATGTATAGTTGGTTGAAGTTGGGGTGGGGGGTGGTTGAACAAGATGATTTCTAGAAATTATAATACATTGCGTGTGGGATTTTCATTCCTAGCgttgaaattattgatcttactGTAAAAAGTTGGTAGtttggacttaaaaaaaaaaaaaaaaagagttggtgGTTTGGTTTAGTGAACTTAGTGGAATCCACAATTAATTGAAACCCGAAATGTGCGTTTCCTTCAATTGCACTTAAAGAATATGTTTTATTGAtttgccaaaaaagaaaaagcaCAAACTAATCACTTCTAAGATTAACTTGCAGTGAAAGAAAAAGTTGTTATGGCTTCCATATCCAACTGTAATCCTATTCTGGAATTTAACATTTCATGCAACAGATATGGAAACTTATTAATTACTTGATGCATATGTAGTTTAAATTTTGTTTTTCCACTCTTCTGGGCGGTACAAGCATTCTTTGGACCAAGCCTTAATTACAGTTTTATTGAAAGAAACAAGAAAATATATTGTTGATTAAAAAAAGTTACATAAATTTATAGAAGCGGAGTGTGTTTATTTATTTGGGAATACACGTTACACAATCTCATATGGATGCCAACTAACTAATTCAGTAAAAGTGGTCAACAAAGAACTTAAGTCTTTAATGGGAAGGCTGAACTGAATTCTCTAAATTTGCATTACTGGGAAGTCCATGCTCATGAACGTAACCTCTATTAGTCCCTATAATTAGGAGATTCTCATATGAAAAATCAACGGGGGATCCATAAGTTAATACTTTGTCggaaaattatattgtatataaCAAAGAccaaaataattttttatgtaaatataatatatagtagatgttgaatctaCTTCTTTATATTTAAAACTCTCTTAGTGAAATTTTTTACTCTGCGACTGACCGTATCCCTAGTCCAGTAGTGCGGCCACACCCACATCCCAAACTTCCAACTAGGGGAGTTTCTTTGTTTTGTCTATCATGTCTAACTGTtggtttctttttgtttttcttttccttcACCATGTGTGGCTAATTTTACCATACACAACTTCAGGTTGCAAGTTGGGGTGCTTACTTGCTCTCCAGAGACATCCTTCCAATTTCATTTGCACCCAAAGACACACATGAAGCTCAAGTTCAATTTGCCCTCGAGCGAGGAGTTCCAGCATTGATTGGCATATTAGCTACTAATAGACTACCTTACCCTGCAAGAGCATTCGATATGGCACATTGTTCTCGCTGTCTCATCCCTTGGGGAAAATATGGTAATCTAAATGACATACCTTTGCTCTTTTTACTCATTCTTTATGTTTGAAGATATATCTTTTCAATTAGTATTTTACTTTTTATCCCTTTGATGTTGAACAGATGGGCTATATTTAATTGAGGTTGATCGAATTTTACGTCCTGGTGGATACTGGATTCTTTCTGGACCACCTATTAACTGGGAAGGTCACTGGAGGGGCTGGAACAGAACAGCAAACGATTTGAAAGCAGAGCAAGATCAAATTGAGAGCGTTGCAAGAAGCCTATGCTGGAAGAAATTAACTCAGAAAGGTGACCTAGCAATTTGGCAGAAGCCTACTAATCATATGCATTGCAAAATTAACCGAAAGGTCTTCAGGAAGCCACCCTTTTGCCAGGAACAAGATCCTGACAAAGCATGGTAATGTTCTATTTCTTGAATGATTATAATTAAACCGGTTAGACCTCAGAAGACTTCCTTGTTGCTTCCTGTGTCCACAGTCTTGCAGCACATGACACGTTCTTTCACATATAAGGTTGGAACTAAACACTGGAACTAGTTTAGTTATTCCACACTTTTTTGTCATATTACTTATCACTGCAACTGTTTTACAATATCCCACACTTGTCAGTATTAGCAAACTATTTGACGAGCTTAGTGTAGGAAGTTACATACCTGATGAAAAAGTGTCTAACTTCAGTGAAGTTAAAACTATGCCTTGTAGATGAAGTTCAGAATTACATTAGTATTCTGTTATGTACTTATCCGACTGCTCTTCTATCTTCCAGGTACACCAAGATTGATGCTTGTTTAAATCCCCTTCCTGAAGTGTCCAACGTTAGAGATATCGCTGGAGGGCCACTGGTAAATTGGCCAGAAAGATTGACTGCGGTCCCTCCTAGGATTGCTAGTGCTAATATAGAGGGAGTTACTGCAGAGAGCTTCTCAAAAGATACTGAATTGTGGAAAAAGAGAGTCGCCCACTACAAGGCCTTGGACAGTCAATTAGCAGAGCGAGGAAGATACCGTAACATACTAGACATGAATGCTTGGCTGGGAGGATTTGCAGCTGCACTTGTTGATGATCCAGTTTGGGTCATGAACGTTGTCCCCATCGAGGCTGAAGTCAATACCCTTGGAGTTGTCTATGAACGTGGTTTGATAGGGACATACCAAAGCTGGTAAAGCTTACTGCTCATATATAAAGTTTGCCTTTGCTATTTCCTACTTGTTACTGATGGTGCTCTTTTTTGTTCAGGTGCGAGGCAATGTCTACGTATCCAAGAACTTATGACTTCATACATGCTGATTCTGTTTTCACCCTCTACCAGGACAGGTAATTAACTGTTGGAAGGTTCATCGAGTGTTGCACGTTTGATTGATCGTTGATTTACGTTCTTTTATGTATTGCAGAtgtgaaatggaagatatattatTGGAAATGGACAGAGTATTAAGGCCACAAGGGAGTGTGATATTCCGAGACGACGTCGATGTTTTGGTGAATGTGGAGAGCATAGTGGATGGACTACAATGGGATAGCAGGATGGTTGATCACGAAGGCGGTCCTCATGTTAGAGAAAAGCTTCTAATTGCTACTAAGCAGTATTGGACAGCACCAGCACCTGATCAAGATAAACAATGAGGATTCTATAGTCTTACAATCTGGCCAATTCTTTACTTCCTCTGTTGATAAATTTTTGTTTGTTCTATAGGCGCTTATGATTTTTCATTAACCTCTCTTATCTTTTTGGCTTCAAAATAAACAAGTTGATATTGAGGTTTTTCCCTGAGATTATTCTTTTACTATTTGGTGTCGAATCACTCTTGTGCAATTTGCCATAAGCTAATTGGTCCTTTGCTTTTCTTGTAGTATTAGCCAGAGTGGGCAAGGGGAGAGtcgattttcttgattttatgaaACTTTGATTTCATGATGATTAGGGCTTCCAAATCCTTTTGAATCTATTTTATCTCAACTTATGGGCTTGGTGGTGGAGATTTTGAACTTCTGTTTTATCTTTTTCTCATTTGGCCTTGTCCAGTTCATGGTCTATCTGATAGAACAAACAGCACTATCCTCCCATCTAACTGGAAGAAAGTCCCTATGCAATTACAACTTCCTTCTACAATCAGCTGCACAATTATCTTACAAAAAATTCACTAATCCTGATGCTAGATAGCTGCCACTTGTCGAGCTGAAAGGACCCTTGGCATGTCTTGGTAGCTGTTGAATAAGACCCTTGGCATCTAAAGCTTCAATTAGGCAAGTAGCTTTGGGCCTTTGAAGAACTAGAATAACTGTAGTGGGAATATCCAGTCTACTTGCAAGTGGTAACCCAGCAGCTTGATGACTGAATAGCATCAATTGGAGCATAATGATATCTCGTAATTTCTTGAAAAAGAACTGGCGTCAAATGAAACTTTTGATAAAATTGGGACGTCCAACATAACCATTTTATTTAAGTATAATCACCAATGAAATGGCACAAGAGAAgcaaagaagaaagacggatgaTGAAAAAAACCAAAAGCAGTCTTGTAAAATTCATTACTCCCATAATCCTTTGCATTGTCCTGTGCTGAAACAAGGGTCCATGTCAAGCCAAAATCTTGAAATTGCTGGTGCATTATTCTGTCAATTGATTTTGCCATATCCTCAGTCAAAAGATTCTTCAATATTTCTCCTTTCCGAAAAAAATGCATCATCTGCTCTAAATGCCTTGGCGCTTTCTTTAAGCCTTTGCAAGAAACAAAGGTGTTTTGGGTTCCCTACATATGTAAATGATCTTGCAATCAGATTCTAGTACAGATTTTGCAATCAGATGAGTAGCCAACAGTGGCAACGCCGTCTCTATAAATGTTGGATTGGTGAAACCCTCAAAATCCAAAGGCGGTACACAATTGTGGGATACCTTGGTGAGTAAAGGGTTATTTTGTGGAGTCATCA
The sequence above is a segment of the Lycium barbarum isolate Lr01 chromosome 6, ASM1917538v2, whole genome shotgun sequence genome. Coding sequences within it:
- the LOC132645673 gene encoding probable methyltransferase PMT15, which gives rise to MAIWSNSSHTLTSRFKKANLYYVAATIVLCCTFYVIGLWPKGSDVITTRQLSSTTVLPTLSCNPSIKTTTSIDFTAHHTADSLTPLSSSARVKHFPSCNPLLSEYTPCEDSKRSLKFDRNMLIYRERHCPEKNELLKCRIPAPFGYKPPFRWPESRDNVWYANVPHKHLTVEKAGQNWVRFKGDRFTFPGGGTMFPRGADAYIDDIGKLIKLKDGSIRTAIDTGCGVASWGAYLLSRDILPISFAPKDTHEAQVQFALERGVPALIGILATNRLPYPARAFDMAHCSRCLIPWGKYDGLYLIEVDRILRPGGYWILSGPPINWEGHWRGWNRTANDLKAEQDQIESVARSLCWKKLTQKGDLAIWQKPTNHMHCKINRKVFRKPPFCQEQDPDKAWYTKIDACLNPLPEVSNVRDIAGGPLVNWPERLTAVPPRIASANIEGVTAESFSKDTELWKKRVAHYKALDSQLAERGRYRNILDMNAWLGGFAAALVDDPVWVMNVVPIEAEVNTLGVVYERGLIGTYQSWCEAMSTYPRTYDFIHADSVFTLYQDRCEMEDILLEMDRVLRPQGSVIFRDDVDVLVNVESIVDGLQWDSRMVDHEGGPHVREKLLIATKQYWTAPAPDQDKQ